In one Steroidobacteraceae bacterium genomic region, the following are encoded:
- the ald gene encoding alanine dehydrogenase, giving the protein MLIGVPKEIKVHEYRVGLTPSGVHELTAGGHAVLIETGAGGGIGLVDDDYRHAGAKIASTAAEVFARADMVVKVKEPQPVEYRMLRAGQLLFTYLHLAADKEQAQGLMASGATAIAYETVTAVDGSLPLLVPMSEVAGRMSVQVGATCLQKANGGFGVLLGGVPGVTPAKVVVIGGGVSGTQAAEMAMGLGADVTVLDRSLSRLRELAAIHGNRLKTVYSTTRAIAHLSRDADLVIGAVLVAGAAAPKLLTREMVKNMKKGAVLVDIAIDQGGCFETSRPTTHAEPTYVVDDVVHYCVTNMPGAVPRTSTFALTNATLPYVRRLADRALAALRDDVGLAAGLNVHAGAIAHPAVAAALDLPCKSFG; this is encoded by the coding sequence ATGCTCATCGGTGTGCCCAAAGAGATCAAGGTTCACGAGTATCGCGTCGGGCTGACGCCCTCCGGTGTCCACGAACTCACCGCGGGCGGGCACGCGGTGCTCATCGAGACCGGCGCCGGCGGCGGCATCGGCCTGGTCGATGACGATTACCGGCATGCGGGTGCGAAAATTGCCTCGACGGCGGCGGAGGTGTTCGCGCGCGCCGACATGGTGGTCAAGGTAAAGGAACCGCAGCCTGTCGAATACCGCATGTTGCGCGCCGGGCAGTTGCTTTTTACCTACCTGCATCTGGCCGCGGACAAGGAGCAGGCGCAGGGGCTGATGGCGAGCGGGGCCACGGCGATCGCTTACGAGACCGTGACCGCGGTCGACGGATCGCTGCCCCTGCTGGTACCCATGAGCGAGGTGGCCGGACGGATGTCGGTGCAGGTCGGGGCCACTTGCCTGCAGAAGGCAAACGGCGGCTTCGGCGTACTGTTGGGCGGTGTGCCCGGCGTTACACCCGCGAAGGTGGTCGTGATCGGCGGAGGCGTGTCAGGCACCCAGGCTGCCGAAATGGCCATGGGCCTCGGCGCCGATGTCACGGTGCTCGATCGCTCGCTGTCGCGCTTGCGCGAGCTGGCGGCGATTCATGGCAACCGCCTCAAGACGGTTTATTCCACGACGCGCGCCATCGCGCATCTGTCGCGGGATGCCGACCTGGTGATCGGTGCCGTGCTCGTGGCCGGCGCGGCGGCGCCGAAGCTGCTGACCAGGGAGATGGTCAAGAACATGAAGAAAGGCGCGGTACTTGTCGACATCGCAATCGACCAGGGTGGCTGCTTCGAAACCAGCCGTCCGACCACGCATGCCGAGCCGACCTATGTCGTCGATGACGTGGTGCATTACTGCGTGACCAATATGCCCGGTGCCGTGCCACGCACGTCCACCTTCGCCCTGACCAATGCAACCCTGCCGTATGTGAGACGGCTTGCGGATCGCGCCCTGGCGGCGCTTCGCGATGATGTCGGCCTCGCGGCCGGACTCAATGTGCACGCTGGTGCGATCGCGCATCCTGCGGTCGCCGCGGCGCTCGACCTGCCCTGCAAGTCATTCGGCTAA
- a CDS encoding Lrp/AsnC family transcriptional regulator has translation MLDTTDRKILRYLQRHGRCSNSELAIAVGRSESACLRRVRQLEDAGVIRGYSAQLDPRAAGFPLIVFVYIALDHQRAADLDAFEVAVTGIAAVTECYLMTGEFDYVLKCVAADAADFERVHKEQLTQLPGVTRIQSSIALRVVADSRGLPLR, from the coding sequence ATGCTGGACACCACGGACCGAAAGATCCTCCGCTACCTGCAACGCCACGGGCGCTGCAGCAACAGCGAATTGGCGATCGCGGTCGGGCGTTCCGAGTCGGCATGCCTGCGTCGGGTTCGCCAGCTCGAAGACGCCGGCGTGATCCGCGGCTATTCGGCGCAACTCGATCCGCGCGCCGCGGGCTTTCCATTGATCGTCTTCGTCTACATTGCCCTCGACCACCAGCGTGCGGCGGATCTCGACGCGTTCGAGGTCGCCGTGACGGGTATCGCCGCGGTCACCGAATGCTATTTGATGACCGGCGAATTCGATTACGTGCTGAAGTGCGTGGCGGCCGATGCGGCCGATTTCGAACGGGTGCACAAGGAGCAATTGACCCAGCTACCCGGCGTCACGCGTATCCAGTCGAGTATTGCGCTGCGCGTCGTGGCCGACAGCCGCGGGTTACCATTGCGCTGA
- the arsC gene encoding arsenate reductase (glutaredoxin) (This arsenate reductase requires both glutathione and glutaredoxin to convert arsenate to arsenite, after which the efflux transporter formed by ArsA and ArsB can extrude the arsenite from the cell, providing resistance.), producing MTDTPAQMTIYHNPRCSKSRATLALLAASGERYRIIEYLSDPPNAGQIRDLLGKLGLPANRLVRRGEPQYAALFGDVEPDEAALIEAMARYPILIERPVVVRGAHAVICRPPENLQQLLEPR from the coding sequence GTGACAGACACACCGGCGCAAATGACCATTTATCACAACCCGCGTTGCAGCAAGAGTCGTGCGACACTCGCCCTGCTCGCTGCCAGCGGCGAACGCTATCGCATCATCGAATACCTCAGCGATCCGCCGAATGCCGGGCAGATTCGCGATCTGCTTGGCAAACTCGGGCTGCCCGCGAACCGCCTCGTGCGCAGGGGCGAGCCGCAGTATGCGGCGCTCTTCGGCGATGTCGAGCCCGATGAAGCCGCGCTGATCGAGGCGATGGCGCGCTATCCCATCCTCATCGAACGACCTGTGGTCGTTCGCGGTGCACATGCCGTGATCTGCCGACCACCAGAGAACCTGCAGCAGCTGCTCGAGCCACGATGA
- a CDS encoding AMP-binding protein, translated as MNLEHGSDPLRQWLAMFDSCRERGFAIQDSGTVTYGEMAALSGRYLRAMQSCGLVAGDRVALQCEKCLEAIAVYLACLRGGFVLVPLNPGYTAAETEYFLLDAEPSLHVISPGTIATAAQTVTTVTLAGDGGGSLAAMAASEPTPGKDCLSLDADTLAALVYTSGTTGRAKGAMLTRGNLASNADALCREWRFEPTDVLLHCLPIYHVHGLFISLNTVIAAGASIVFRSRFEVADVLRWLPESTVLMGVPTYYTRLLGDERCNNAATAHMRLFVSGSAPLLPQTHGEFAARTGHRIVERYGMSETLINTTNPVAGERRPGTVGKPLDGIELRLREPVDGIGVIEVRGPNVCHGYWRNAAKTAESFCDDGFFVTGDLGTFDDQGYLQIVGRARDLIISGGFNIYPSEVEAELDRLEGVLESAVVGTDDADLGEVVVAFIALGERVAPPVEAIRSKLSERLARYKIPRRFEFVKELPRNSMGKVQKAQLREQLKPGPVP; from the coding sequence ATGAACCTCGAGCACGGCAGTGATCCGTTGCGGCAGTGGCTCGCGATGTTCGACTCCTGTCGCGAGCGCGGGTTCGCGATCCAGGACTCAGGCACCGTGACCTACGGAGAAATGGCTGCGCTGTCCGGCCGTTATCTGCGGGCCATGCAGTCCTGCGGACTGGTTGCGGGCGATCGAGTCGCATTGCAGTGTGAAAAATGCCTGGAAGCGATCGCCGTGTACCTCGCCTGTCTGCGCGGCGGCTTTGTGCTGGTGCCGCTGAATCCGGGTTACACGGCGGCGGAGACCGAATATTTCCTTCTGGATGCCGAACCGTCGTTGCATGTCATCTCGCCCGGCACCATAGCAACCGCGGCGCAGACCGTCACGACCGTGACACTGGCGGGCGATGGCGGCGGATCGCTGGCTGCGATGGCCGCATCGGAGCCGACGCCGGGCAAGGATTGCCTGTCGCTCGACGCGGATACGCTGGCGGCACTCGTCTACACATCCGGCACGACAGGACGCGCGAAAGGCGCCATGCTGACCCGTGGCAATCTCGCGAGCAATGCCGATGCGCTGTGTCGCGAATGGCGGTTCGAGCCCACGGATGTCCTGTTGCATTGCCTGCCGATCTACCATGTGCACGGCCTGTTCATCTCGCTCAATACCGTCATCGCTGCCGGAGCGAGCATCGTTTTCCGGTCGCGATTCGAGGTCGCCGACGTGCTGCGCTGGCTGCCCGAAAGCACTGTCTTGATGGGCGTGCCGACCTATTACACACGTCTGCTCGGCGATGAGCGTTGCAACAATGCGGCGACCGCGCACATGCGCCTCTTCGTCAGCGGTTCGGCGCCGCTCCTGCCGCAAACACATGGCGAATTCGCTGCCCGTACCGGGCATCGTATCGTCGAGCGTTACGGCATGTCGGAGACCTTGATCAATACCACCAATCCGGTTGCCGGCGAGCGGCGTCCTGGCACCGTCGGCAAACCGCTCGATGGCATCGAATTGCGCCTGCGCGAACCCGTTGACGGGATCGGTGTCATCGAAGTGCGCGGCCCGAATGTCTGCCACGGCTACTGGCGCAATGCTGCCAAGACTGCCGAAAGCTTCTGCGACGACGGGTTCTTCGTGACCGGCGACCTTGGGACTTTCGACGACCAGGGTTATCTGCAAATCGTCGGCCGGGCGCGCGACTTGATCATCAGCGGCGGTTTCAATATCTACCCGAGCGAAGTCGAGGCTGAACTCGACCGACTCGAGGGGGTCCTCGAGAGTGCCGTGGTTGGAACCGACGACGCAGACCTCGGCGAAGTGGTCGTCGCATTCATCGCGCTCGGCGAGCGCGTCGCACCGCCGGTTGAGGCGATCCGCAGCAAGCTGTCGGAGCGGCTCGCGCGCTACAAGATCCCGCGTCGATTCGAATTCGTGAAGGAATTGCCACGCAACAGCATGGGCAAGGTACAAAAAGCGCAGCTGCGCGAGCAACTGAAACCGGGACCCGTGCCTTGA
- a CDS encoding L-serine ammonia-lyase has translation MGQLGVFDIFKIGIGPSSSHTMGPMRAACDFARQLQDSGQLRNVAQVYARLYGSLALTGRGHATDVAVVAGLEGQLPETVDPDELRQILPRVKSQRQLRLAGTHVIEFDEPMQLLFMTHERLPLHTNGMRFTALSADGATLAEREFYSVGGGFVRRAEEMQDAGAKYEYSSAPFDFCSAEELLALCRTHGLEIFELVMRNESNLRPAADTRRGLLELWAVMHRAIERGFAQQGVLPGTLKVRRRAPRLYRMLSEADSSRPLDAIDWVNAYALAVNEENAAGGRIVTAPTNGAAGIVPAVLGYYRRFETGANDDGVCRFLLTAAAIGMLYKRNASISGAEMGCQGEVGVACSMAAAGLVAALNGTNEQCENAAEIGMEHNLGLTCDPVAGLVQIPCIERNAMGAVKAINAARLAIRGDGSHKVSLDQVIATMRQTGRDMSTIYKETSQGGLAVNVPEC, from the coding sequence ATGGGGCAACTTGGCGTATTCGACATCTTCAAGATCGGCATCGGGCCTTCGAGTTCGCACACGATGGGACCCATGCGCGCCGCATGCGATTTCGCGCGGCAACTGCAGGACAGCGGACAGCTCCGAAACGTTGCGCAAGTCTATGCGCGCCTGTACGGGTCGTTGGCGCTCACCGGGCGCGGTCATGCCACGGACGTTGCCGTAGTGGCGGGACTGGAGGGCCAGCTGCCCGAGACAGTCGACCCCGACGAGCTTCGCCAGATCTTGCCGCGCGTAAAGTCGCAGCGACAGTTGCGACTTGCCGGTACGCACGTCATCGAGTTCGATGAGCCTATGCAATTGCTGTTCATGACCCACGAGCGCCTGCCGCTGCACACCAATGGCATGCGTTTTACCGCGCTTTCGGCCGATGGCGCGACGCTTGCCGAGCGCGAGTTCTATTCCGTTGGCGGTGGTTTCGTGCGTCGCGCCGAAGAAATGCAGGATGCCGGCGCCAAGTACGAATATTCTTCAGCTCCGTTCGATTTCTGCTCAGCCGAGGAGCTGCTGGCGCTTTGTCGCACACATGGCCTCGAGATTTTCGAGTTGGTGATGCGTAACGAATCGAATCTCCGTCCTGCGGCGGATACCCGCCGTGGATTGCTCGAGCTGTGGGCGGTCATGCACCGTGCAATAGAGCGCGGTTTCGCGCAGCAAGGTGTCCTGCCGGGAACCCTGAAGGTGCGTCGGCGCGCACCACGACTCTACCGGATGCTGAGCGAAGCTGATTCATCGCGGCCGCTCGACGCCATCGACTGGGTGAATGCCTATGCGCTCGCGGTCAACGAAGAGAATGCGGCGGGCGGGCGTATCGTTACGGCGCCGACCAACGGCGCCGCAGGAATCGTGCCGGCAGTGCTCGGGTATTATCGTCGATTCGAGACTGGCGCCAACGATGATGGCGTGTGCAGGTTCCTGTTGACGGCTGCCGCGATCGGTATGCTCTACAAACGCAATGCATCCATTTCGGGCGCCGAAATGGGCTGCCAGGGTGAGGTCGGGGTGGCCTGTTCCATGGCAGCTGCGGGCCTGGTCGCCGCACTGAACGGCACGAACGAGCAGTGCGAAAATGCGGCCGAGATCGGCATGGAGCACAATCTCGGTCTGACTTGCGACCCGGTTGCAGGCCTCGTGCAGATTCCCTGTATCGAACGGAATGCCATGGGCGCAGTGAAGGCGATCAACGCCGCCCGCCTTGCGATACGTGGCGATGGCAGCCACAAGGTGTCGCTTGACCAGGTCATTGCAACCATGCGCCAGACCGGCCGGGACATGTCGACCATTTACAAGGAAACATCGCAGGGTGGGCTCGCGGTCAACGTACCGGAGTGTTGA
- the putA gene encoding bifunctional proline dehydrogenase/L-glutamate gamma-semialdehyde dehydrogenase PutA has protein sequence MSAAGFPFVTESAQHSQSSVAAAINGNYLGDEDQLVRRLADEARLGDAARRSVDAVASGLVRAVRERDASGSIDAFMREYSLSSREGVILMCLAEALLRIPDADTADSLIADKVASGAWASHLRDGESVLVNASTLGLMLTGRMIAVDADELRSPRSWYEKLVARIGEPVARAALRQAMKILAHQFVMGRDIEEAIVKADAAGGRYRYSFDMLGEAAITAADARRYADAYNHAIEQLGKACAGGNDLLARHGISIKLSALHPRFEFAQRARVHAELYPVLSQLVHAAREQQIAVTVDAEESERLQLSLELIARLFTEPGLQDFAGLGLAVQAYQKRAPAVLDWLASQARAQRRRITVRLVKGAYWDAEVKRAQERGFDDFPVYTRKANTDVSYLACARRLAGMTDVIYAQFATHNAHTVAYVSELFRNARGRYEFQRLHGMGEALYDIVLERSAQAACRVYAPVGPHRDLLPYLVRRLLENGANSSFVNRIVDEKLPVEAVVADPVADVDATLQLRHPAIALAAALYAPERRNSRGANLADDRVLARLQSACRDEAAESWRSGPVTSGEKVLRERASEPSFNPADRGQRTGVVSQASAEDVARAIALACAAQPAWDACGGVARAAILDRAADLFEQHHARLVARCVLEAGKCIPDALAEVREAVDFLRYYAAQARANFDSGAALPGPTGESNRLRLRGRGVFACISPWNFPVAIFVGQIAAALAAGNTVVAKPAEQTAHCAALAVELLLGAGLPADVLAFLPGDGARVGAAICADPRVAGVAFTGSTETAQSINRTLAGREGALGTLIAETGGLNVMIADSSALPEQLVIDTVQSGFNSAGQRCSALRILLVQADIAARVKQLLAGHMDELTVGNPALLATDIGPVIDEAARSMLEAHVASAIATAPWSHRVAPGAPAQPGFFVMPTAIEIASLGQIRREVFGPIVHVLPYRAADIDHLLGEINGLGFGLTLGVHSRIETFAERIARQVRVGNVYVNRNMIGAVVGTQPFGGCGLSGTGPKAGGPHYLQRFATEQTVTINTAAVGGNASLLTLQ, from the coding sequence ATGTCCGCAGCAGGCTTTCCATTTGTCACCGAGTCGGCGCAGCATTCGCAAAGCAGCGTTGCCGCCGCCATCAATGGCAACTATCTGGGCGACGAGGATCAGTTGGTCAGGCGGCTTGCGGACGAGGCTCGTCTGGGCGACGCCGCGCGTCGCAGTGTCGATGCGGTCGCAAGCGGTCTCGTGCGCGCGGTGCGCGAACGTGATGCCAGCGGCAGCATCGATGCATTCATGCGCGAATACTCGCTCAGCTCGCGGGAAGGCGTGATCCTGATGTGCCTCGCGGAGGCACTGCTTCGCATACCCGATGCCGACACTGCCGATTCCCTGATCGCCGACAAGGTTGCCTCGGGCGCGTGGGCGAGCCACTTGCGCGACGGCGAATCCGTGCTGGTCAATGCCTCTACCCTGGGTCTGATGCTGACGGGACGCATGATTGCCGTGGATGCGGATGAGTTGCGCTCACCACGCAGCTGGTACGAAAAACTGGTGGCACGGATTGGCGAGCCCGTGGCCCGTGCGGCATTGCGCCAGGCGATGAAAATTCTGGCGCATCAATTCGTGATGGGCAGGGATATCGAAGAGGCGATCGTCAAGGCCGATGCGGCGGGCGGGCGCTACCGATATTCCTTCGACATGCTGGGCGAAGCGGCGATTACCGCCGCCGACGCGCGGCGCTACGCCGACGCCTACAACCATGCGATCGAGCAGCTCGGCAAAGCCTGTGCCGGCGGTAACGACCTGCTCGCGCGACACGGCATATCGATCAAGTTGTCGGCGCTGCATCCGCGATTCGAATTTGCGCAGCGGGCGCGGGTGCATGCCGAGCTCTATCCCGTGCTTTCGCAATTGGTGCACGCCGCGCGCGAGCAGCAAATCGCCGTGACGGTCGACGCCGAGGAGAGCGAGCGGCTGCAGCTGTCGCTCGAGTTGATAGCGCGCCTTTTCACCGAACCCGGGCTGCAGGATTTCGCAGGGCTGGGTCTCGCCGTCCAGGCCTACCAGAAACGCGCTCCAGCAGTGCTCGATTGGTTGGCGAGCCAGGCTCGCGCACAGCGCCGCCGGATCACAGTCCGGCTGGTCAAGGGTGCGTATTGGGATGCCGAGGTCAAACGCGCGCAGGAGCGTGGTTTCGATGATTTTCCCGTCTACACCCGCAAGGCCAACACCGACGTGTCCTACCTCGCATGTGCGCGCCGGCTGGCCGGTATGACGGACGTCATTTACGCGCAGTTCGCCACGCACAATGCGCACACTGTAGCCTATGTCAGCGAGTTGTTCCGCAATGCGCGGGGGCGCTACGAGTTCCAGCGTTTGCACGGTATGGGCGAGGCGCTCTACGACATTGTGTTGGAGCGCTCTGCGCAAGCCGCCTGTCGTGTCTATGCACCGGTTGGTCCACACCGTGACCTGCTCCCGTATCTCGTTCGGCGGTTGCTCGAAAATGGCGCAAACAGTTCCTTCGTCAATCGAATCGTCGACGAGAAATTGCCGGTGGAGGCGGTCGTTGCCGATCCGGTTGCCGATGTCGACGCGACGTTGCAATTGCGCCACCCGGCGATCGCGTTGGCTGCGGCCCTGTATGCGCCAGAGCGTCGCAATTCGCGCGGCGCAAATCTCGCCGATGACCGCGTACTCGCTCGATTGCAGTCGGCCTGCCGCGACGAAGCCGCCGAATCGTGGCGATCCGGTCCTGTCACAAGCGGTGAGAAGGTGCTGCGCGAGCGGGCCAGTGAACCGAGTTTCAATCCCGCCGATCGCGGGCAGCGCACTGGAGTCGTGAGCCAGGCGTCCGCGGAGGATGTCGCTCGTGCGATTGCGCTCGCCTGCGCGGCCCAGCCGGCATGGGATGCATGCGGCGGCGTGGCCAGGGCGGCAATCCTGGATCGCGCGGCGGACCTGTTCGAGCAGCATCACGCGCGTCTCGTCGCTCGTTGCGTGCTCGAAGCGGGCAAGTGTATTCCCGACGCGCTTGCAGAGGTTCGCGAAGCGGTCGATTTTTTGCGCTATTACGCCGCGCAGGCGCGGGCGAATTTCGATTCAGGCGCGGCCTTGCCGGGACCGACCGGAGAGAGCAATCGGCTTCGGCTGCGCGGGCGTGGTGTATTTGCGTGCATAAGTCCTTGGAATTTCCCCGTAGCGATTTTCGTCGGCCAGATTGCTGCGGCTCTTGCGGCGGGCAACACCGTGGTTGCGAAGCCGGCCGAACAGACCGCGCACTGCGCGGCACTTGCGGTCGAATTGTTGCTCGGCGCTGGCCTGCCGGCCGATGTGCTTGCGTTTCTGCCGGGCGACGGTGCCCGTGTCGGCGCCGCGATCTGTGCGGATCCGCGCGTCGCGGGTGTTGCATTCACGGGCTCCACCGAAACCGCCCAGTCCATCAATCGCACCCTCGCGGGTCGTGAAGGCGCCCTGGGAACCCTGATCGCCGAGACCGGTGGCCTCAACGTGATGATTGCCGACAGCTCGGCGTTGCCGGAGCAGTTGGTCATCGATACCGTACAGTCCGGATTCAACAGCGCCGGGCAACGCTGTTCAGCGCTGCGCATTCTGCTCGTGCAGGCCGATATCGCCGCGCGCGTCAAGCAGCTGCTCGCAGGCCATATGGACGAGCTCACCGTCGGCAATCCGGCCCTGTTGGCAACCGACATCGGCCCGGTCATCGACGAGGCGGCACGCAGCATGCTCGAGGCGCACGTCGCGAGCGCAATCGCCACGGCGCCCTGGAGCCATCGTGTCGCGCCCGGAGCGCCTGCACAGCCGGGCTTTTTCGTCATGCCGACAGCAATCGAGATAGCCTCGCTCGGGCAGATTCGGCGCGAGGTCTTCGGGCCGATCGTTCATGTGCTGCCGTATCGGGCAGCTGACATTGACCATTTGCTCGGCGAAATCAACGGACTGGGTTTTGGTCTGACACTTGGCGTGCACAGTCGAATCGAAACCTTCGCCGAGCGCATTGCCAGGCAGGTCAGGGTCGGTAATGTGTACGTCAATCGCAACATGATCGGTGCGGTTGTCGGTACGCAGCCTTTCGGTGGTTGCGGGCTGTCGGGCACGGGGCCCAAGGCAGGCGGTCCGCATTATTTGCAACGCTTCGCCACTGAGCAAACGGTGACGATCAATACCGCCGCAGTCGGCGGCAATGCATCGTTGCTGACGCTGCAGTAG
- a CDS encoding DUF481 domain-containing protein has product MNFARSVKILSALALLALHTPADAEWKGKGELGIVFANGNTDTETLNAKIEMATELDRWKHGFSLAGLKASSNNLTTAQRYAAGWQSDFKLTERSYWFGALRYEDDRFSGFDYQASASTGYGYKLIDTETTKLSAQAGVGYRKLKDALTGATSGDAILRGDIGFEHLLTSTTKLLDKLVVESGSDNTFAGNDLALEVKMSDALALAVGVGVRYNTDPPVGLKKTDTLTTVNLVYAF; this is encoded by the coding sequence GTGAATTTTGCAAGATCCGTGAAGATACTGTCGGCGCTTGCCCTGCTCGCGCTGCATACGCCGGCAGATGCCGAATGGAAGGGCAAGGGCGAACTCGGCATTGTCTTTGCCAACGGCAATACCGATACCGAGACGCTCAATGCGAAAATCGAAATGGCGACCGAGCTCGATCGCTGGAAACATGGCTTTTCGCTGGCCGGGCTCAAGGCCTCGAGCAATAACCTGACGACAGCGCAGCGCTACGCGGCGGGCTGGCAGTCCGATTTCAAGCTCACGGAGCGCAGCTACTGGTTCGGGGCATTGCGTTATGAAGATGACCGTTTCTCGGGCTTCGACTACCAGGCGAGTGCCAGTACGGGTTACGGTTACAAGTTGATCGACACCGAGACGACCAAGCTGTCGGCGCAGGCGGGTGTGGGTTATCGCAAGTTGAAAGACGCTTTGACTGGTGCGACGTCCGGCGATGCGATCCTTCGCGGTGACATCGGGTTTGAGCACCTGTTGACCTCGACGACCAAGCTGCTCGACAAGCTCGTAGTCGAGTCGGGCTCGGACAATACATTCGCGGGCAACGATCTGGCCCTTGAGGTCAAGATGAGCGATGCGCTGGCACTCGCCGTCGGCGTCGGCGTGCGCTACAACACGGACCCTCCCGTCGGCCTGAAGAAAACCGACACGTTGACCACGGTCAATCTCGTCTACGCATTCTGA
- a CDS encoding queuosine precursor transporter: MLIANARSNRLFIAMAGFFLTNALIAEFVGVKIFALEPTLGIAPVHWQVFGVGGTLNFTAGVLLWPFVFIMTDVINEYFGVRGVRLISWLAVGFIIYAFLAAYIAIGLAPAGFWIEANKPLGVPDAQSAYAAIFGQGMWTIAGSVTAFLVGQLIDVLVFKHIRRVTGEKMVWLRATASTAVSQLIDSFIVLYIAFVLGPQKWPVAQFLAVGTVNYCYKLSAAIVLIPLLYLSRIAIQAYLGGHEAERLRLEAAR; the protein is encoded by the coding sequence ATGCTCATCGCCAACGCCCGCAGCAACCGCCTGTTCATTGCCATGGCGGGCTTCTTTCTCACCAACGCCTTGATCGCCGAGTTCGTCGGCGTGAAGATTTTTGCGCTGGAGCCAACCCTCGGTATCGCGCCCGTGCATTGGCAGGTGTTCGGCGTCGGTGGCACGCTGAATTTCACGGCCGGTGTCCTGCTCTGGCCGTTCGTATTCATCATGACCGACGTCATCAACGAGTATTTCGGCGTGCGCGGCGTGCGCCTGATCTCCTGGCTCGCCGTCGGTTTCATCATCTATGCGTTCCTTGCCGCCTACATTGCCATCGGCCTGGCGCCGGCGGGTTTCTGGATCGAAGCCAACAAGCCGCTTGGTGTGCCCGATGCGCAATCGGCCTATGCGGCGATTTTTGGCCAGGGGATGTGGACGATTGCCGGTTCCGTGACGGCGTTTCTGGTCGGCCAGCTCATCGACGTATTGGTGTTCAAGCATATCCGTCGCGTCACGGGCGAGAAGATGGTCTGGCTGCGCGCAACGGCATCGACAGCGGTTTCGCAGCTCATCGACAGTTTCATCGTGCTGTACATCGCCTTCGTGCTCGGTCCGCAGAAGTGGCCGGTCGCGCAGTTCCTCGCCGTCGGTACGGTCAACTATTGCTACAAGCTGTCCGCGGCGATCGTGCTCATCCCGCTGCTCTACCTGTCGCGTATTGCCATTCAGGCTTACCTGGGCGGCCACGAAGCTGAACGGCTGCGGCTCGAAGCCGCGCGCTAG
- a CDS encoding glycine C-acetyltransferase, whose product MLPEVFSTRLAAAQQQLREDGLWKSERVLLSAQSGRVRVASGTVINLCANNYLGLANHPAMREAAHRALDRYGYGMASVRFICGTHDVHRELEKALADFVAMPDCILYSSCFDANGGLFETLLDESDAIISDSLNHASIIDGIRLCRARRLRYTNGDMAQLEDCLRQSADARVRMIATDGVFSMDGSFADLAAICDLAERYQALVMVDDSHATGFIGGNGRGTHERAGVMQRVDIITSTLGKALGGASGGFVAASQPIIDQLRQRSRPYLFSNSLAPSIAGATLRALDLLRSSGELRLRLMDNALYFRGRLSELGFRLLPGEHPIIPVMLGDAALGNRMADALLRHGIYVVGFSFPVVPRDAARIRTQMSAALSREDLDAAVAAFASVGRELGVIK is encoded by the coding sequence ATGCTCCCTGAAGTTTTCTCGACCCGCCTGGCAGCGGCGCAACAGCAGCTGCGCGAAGACGGCCTCTGGAAGAGCGAACGCGTACTGCTCTCCGCGCAATCGGGCCGTGTGCGAGTCGCCTCTGGCACGGTCATCAATCTCTGCGCCAATAACTACCTTGGTCTTGCCAATCATCCGGCCATGAGGGAGGCGGCACATCGGGCGCTCGATCGCTACGGTTATGGGATGGCGAGCGTGCGCTTCATCTGCGGCACGCACGATGTGCACCGTGAGCTCGAAAAGGCACTGGCGGATTTCGTCGCCATGCCTGATTGCATCCTGTACTCCTCGTGTTTCGATGCGAACGGCGGCCTGTTCGAGACGCTGCTCGATGAGTCCGATGCCATCATTTCCGACAGCCTGAATCACGCCAGCATCATCGACGGCATCCGTCTTTGCCGTGCGCGGCGGCTGCGTTACACCAACGGCGACATGGCACAGCTCGAGGACTGCCTGCGGCAAAGCGCGGACGCGCGGGTCCGCATGATCGCCACCGATGGCGTATTCTCCATGGACGGGAGTTTTGCGGATCTCGCAGCCATCTGCGACCTCGCCGAGCGCTACCAGGCGCTTGTCATGGTGGATGATTCGCACGCCACCGGATTCATCGGCGGGAACGGCCGCGGCACACATGAGCGCGCCGGTGTCATGCAGCGCGTGGACATCATTACCAGCACCCTCGGCAAGGCCCTCGGCGGGGCGAGCGGCGGGTTCGTCGCGGCGAGCCAGCCGATCATCGACCAGCTCCGTCAGCGCTCCCGGCCCTACCTGTTCTCGAACAGCCTCGCGCCATCGATCGCGGGCGCCACTTTGCGAGCATTGGACCTGTTGCGAAGCTCGGGCGAACTACGCCTGCGCCTCATGGACAACGCGCTTTATTTTCGCGGCCGATTGAGCGAGCTCGGCTTCCGATTGCTACCCGGCGAGCACCCGATCATCCCGGTCATGTTGGGCGATGCCGCCCTCGGCAACCGGATGGCAGATGCATTGCTGCGTCACGGCATATACGTCGTCGGTTTCTCCTTCCCGGTCGTGCCACGCGACGCGGCGCGCATCCGCACGCAGATGTCGGCCGCGCTCAGTCGCGAAGACCTGGATGCCGCCGTCGCAGCATTCGCGTCGGTTGGGCGCGAACTCGGGGTCATCAAATGA